The following coding sequences are from one Oryzisolibacter sp. LB2S window:
- a CDS encoding MFS transporter, producing the protein MPASSTPAVTWRAHLSLLLLALVYIFSFIDRQVIAVLIEPIKHEFGASDTQMGLLSGLAFGLLYAVLGVPVGKLADRYNRRNIVAICCGLWSLATLACGVAAQFWQLLLARMSVAVGEAGGMAPSISVVSDLYPKERRSLAISLFMMGPHFGVLIGLALGAWIAQHYGWRHTFAAFGIPGMVLALLVWLLVIEPRRGAFETESAQPVAPVRESLAQQVGRLLKMAAFRRLALACGLAGLAGYGYGVWIPSFLVRTHGLTLAQAGLLFGVASGVGAVLGSLFAGWLCDLLVRRSERWQIGLPALGMLLAVPCALGFILWPEGGYWMLGSLRVPHAMVFAPIFAFFASWWPSLSYSAISQMVGAGERAVAVALLNFFITLFGSGFGPLVTGVLSDLLLPSLGDSALRWALVCLMSLMLPGALWAWGAMRPYIERRAALAAQPMVA; encoded by the coding sequence TTTTTCCTTCATTGACCGGCAGGTCATCGCCGTGCTGATCGAGCCGATCAAGCATGAGTTCGGCGCCAGCGACACGCAGATGGGCCTGCTCAGCGGCCTGGCCTTTGGCCTGCTGTATGCGGTGCTCGGCGTACCCGTGGGCAAGCTCGCGGACAGGTACAACCGGCGCAACATCGTCGCCATCTGCTGCGGCCTGTGGAGCCTGGCGACGCTGGCCTGCGGCGTGGCGGCGCAGTTCTGGCAGCTGCTGCTGGCGCGCATGTCGGTGGCCGTGGGTGAGGCCGGGGGCATGGCGCCGTCGATCTCGGTGGTGTCCGACCTGTATCCCAAGGAGCGGCGCTCGCTCGCCATCAGCCTGTTCATGATGGGCCCGCACTTTGGTGTGCTCATCGGCCTGGCGCTCGGCGCCTGGATTGCCCAGCACTACGGCTGGCGTCATACCTTTGCGGCCTTTGGCATACCGGGCATGGTGCTGGCGCTTCTGGTGTGGCTCCTGGTGATCGAGCCGCGCCGTGGTGCGTTCGAAACCGAGTCGGCGCAGCCTGTGGCGCCGGTGCGCGAGTCGCTGGCCCAGCAGGTGGGGCGGCTGCTGAAGATGGCTGCCTTTCGCCGTCTGGCATTGGCCTGCGGCCTGGCCGGCCTGGCAGGCTATGGCTATGGCGTGTGGATACCGAGCTTTCTCGTGCGCACCCATGGCCTGACGTTGGCCCAGGCGGGCCTGCTGTTTGGTGTGGCCAGCGGTGTGGGTGCGGTGCTCGGGTCGCTGTTTGCGGGCTGGTTGTGCGACCTGTTGGTGCGCCGCAGCGAGCGCTGGCAGATCGGCCTGCCGGCACTGGGCATGCTGCTGGCCGTGCCCTGCGCGCTGGGTTTCATCCTCTGGCCCGAGGGTGGGTACTGGATGCTGGGCAGCCTGCGCGTGCCGCACGCCATGGTGTTCGCTCCCATCTTTGCGTTTTTTGCCAGCTGGTGGCCCTCGCTGTCCTACAGCGCCATCAGCCAGATGGTGGGCGCCGGTGAGCGCGCTGTGGCCGTGGCGCTGCTGAATTTCTTCATCACCCTGTTTGGCAGCGGCTTTGGTCCGCTCGTGACGGGCGTGCTCAGCGATCTGCTGCTGCCCAGTCTGGGCGACAGCGCCCTGCGCTGGGCCCTGGTGTGTCTGATGAGCCTGATGCTGCCCGGTGCCCTGTGGGCATGGGGTGCGATGAGGCCGTATATCGAGAGGCGCGCGGCCCTGGCGGCGCAGCCCATGGTGGCATGA
- a CDS encoding SDR family oxidoreductase yields the protein MTETMQQPVVLITGASRGIGAATAVAFGRAGWRVAITARTQTEGQQLDHQLRRPDGALLGGSLATTAQAVQAVGAQVFAHAMDLMDSASLDRALDAVLAHYGRIDLLINNAVYQDREMNALLLDLEDDMLERTLQGNVLAPFHLTRRLLPRMLAQGGGQVINVCSGAGQYDPPLPADQGGWGFAYGASKAGLIRLAGCINRELGKQRVRAYSVNPGVVTTEAVTATLGDDGMLAQRYGAVTPEAIAQALLWLATDPGAPAYARGKGMLELQQIAREQGFAPVASVSSSK from the coding sequence ATGACTGAAACAATGCAGCAACCCGTGGTCTTGATCACCGGCGCCAGCCGGGGCATTGGTGCGGCGACGGCCGTAGCGTTTGGCCGGGCGGGCTGGCGCGTGGCCATTACGGCGCGCACGCAGACGGAGGGCCAGCAGCTCGACCATCAGCTGCGCCGGCCGGACGGGGCCTTGCTCGGCGGCAGTCTGGCCACCACGGCCCAGGCCGTGCAGGCGGTGGGGGCGCAGGTCTTCGCGCATGCCATGGACCTGATGGACAGCGCCTCACTCGACCGCGCGCTCGATGCCGTGCTTGCGCACTACGGGCGCATCGACCTGCTGATCAACAACGCCGTCTACCAGGACCGCGAGATGAACGCGCTGCTGCTTGACCTCGAAGACGACATGCTCGAGCGCACGCTTCAGGGCAATGTGCTGGCGCCGTTCCACCTCACGCGCCGGCTGCTGCCGCGCATGCTGGCCCAGGGTGGGGGGCAGGTCATCAACGTCTGTTCGGGTGCGGGTCAGTACGACCCACCGCTGCCTGCCGACCAGGGCGGTTGGGGCTTTGCCTACGGCGCGTCCAAGGCCGGGCTGATCCGTCTGGCGGGCTGTATCAACCGCGAACTGGGCAAGCAGCGCGTGCGTGCCTACAGCGTCAATCCGGGCGTGGTGACCACCGAGGCCGTCACCGCCACGCTGGGCGATGACGGCATGCTGGCCCAGCGCTACGGTGCCGTCACGCCCGAGGCCATTGCCCAGGCCCTGCTCTGGCTGGCCACCGACCCTGGCGCGCCGGCCTATGCCAGGGGCAAGGGCATGCTGGAGTTGCAGCAGATTGCGCGCGAGCAGGGCTTTGCGCCCGTCGCGAGCGTTTCATCGTCCAAATAG